The genomic region AGTCGCTGGTTGAAAGCAGCAATGCCATTTCCTTTCCCATAATAACACTGTTTAGCTCAGTCCCTTCTGGGGCTAATCCCCTATTACACCCACCGGAAACACAGATATTAACCAAAGCATGTGAGTCTCTTCCCTGAGTCCATTTCTGCTAAAGCTTGTCTGAAAGATGAATTGGTCCACGGAAGCCAGGTGACCTACTGGCTTATTTAATGATGCCTGGGCTCCCTCCAGGAGCAACACAATTCCCTCCAATCTCAGCTCTTCTTATCCCTGCTGGAGCTCACAAGCAGGCTAGATATCACCCCAGGAGCTGAGCCCTCCCAGTCTCAGGCAGGTGCGGGAAGAAGGCCAACAAGTCACGAGTAGATCTCTGGCTCCAACTCTGCTCAGCAGAAACGCCGACAATTTGCCCATCTTTAGTCCTGCGAGCATCAGAGATGAAGCAAAAGTTTCAGATGCCTAGAAGCTTTATTCTCTGTTCCTCCAGGATTCCTGCGGTCACACCTTGCAACCAGTCTCCCACTTGTCTGCCACAGTTTCCCTAAATTGGATTCTCTGAATCTGGAAGTTCCAGGAAAACTTAGGTCGAGTCCAGTGACATTACTCAATGCAACAGCCCAACTGTTTCTCCAGAGATCCTGGTTCTTGGTGACAATGTCCCTTCTTGGCATGGTTATTTAAGGGGAAGTTGGGCCCAGATAAGAGGGGCTCCATGGCTCACCGGAGTTGGCCATTAACGCCTCTGGAGCGCCTCTGGTTGTGTTGGGGTCCCCCGTGAGCTCGACGCTCGTGCTGCGGTTATTATCTGGCTCACCTGTCATCTTCCTTCGGAGGCAGCGGTTGATCAAAGTGGAGAAGAAGTTGGGAAAGGATGGGCTGGAGAAGTAGTACACCACGGGGTCCAGCATGCTGTTCATGTAGGTGAAGCTGAGAGTGATAAAGAACGCCAGGTCCACTGAGCGGTACACTTCACAATTCTGCGTGCCCAAAGTGTGCAGGAGCCAGAAGATGCGTATCCGCACAGCCACGCTGGGAAGGAAGCAGATGACAAAGACGACGGCCACCACCATGAGGAAGGTGATGGCTCTCTTGATCTTGGCATGCCGGTCCATTTGTCTCTGCCGCAGGCTCCAGATAATTCTGGCTGAGCAGAACAGGATGATGCTCAGGGGCAGGAAGAACTCCAGGAGGAACATGGCTTCGTGCCACCGGAAGGTATGGCAGATGCTGAAGCTGATGCACACATTTGCAGTGCCATTCTGGATCAGCAACTTCTTCTTCAGGAGGTGGACTGTCAGGCCAATAGTGATGCCCCACAGAAGGCAAGAGATGATGGCTGCTGTCCGATTGGAGATCTTGTTCAGGGCGTGGTGGGGATGGACCACCCGGAAATACCTGTCCACAGCCACCACCGTGAGGAAGATGATGCTGCCCTGGCGGTTCATGGCAAACATGAAGAGCACCAGCCGGCAAGGGATGTCCCCAAACTTCCAGTCTGAACGCCTCACGTAGTTGTCCATCACGAACGGCAGGCAAATGATCAGTAGAAAGTCAGCCACTGCCAGGTTGAACAGGAAAATCCGGCTGGATTTCCAGGACTTGAGGTGGAAACAGAAAATCCACAGGGCAAGGCCATTGCCCAGAAGCCCAAAGATGAACTCCAGCCCCAACACCGGCGGCAACACCTTGGCAGTGAAGTCATCTCGGAACACACAGCAGTTCTTCTTGTCTATTTCCAGAAAGTGATCCTGCGGATGGTGCGGATTCATGAGTGCGGCTAGTGAGTCCGATGGAGCGTCTCGCCTAGCGAATGCTCCAGCAAGGAGGTGTGCGTCTGTGTGCTGAACGTGTGGTTCTGCGCCTGCCTTTATGTCATGTCAGGGTGTTGAAATAGATGATTGAATGGTTATCAGGAAACTACgaaatctcttaaaaaaaaaaaaaaggccagcaaGGCTCTTATGCAACTtgctgtttgcataaacaaataataaaaatcccCTGGGCAGACAGGAACCCACAAAATGTCTTAAATGTAAAGGATAACTTTAGGGAAGTCGATTGTCATTCGAAAATCTGTGAAACATGAAGGATATCCCTTTGGAAGGCTGGGTGCCTGTATGCCAATTGAGTACTCAACATTGCAGAATTAATTCACCGTCATCTGCTTGGCTTACATAattaacaaaacaacaacaatagcaataataatttttGATGCCAAACAGTGAGGTTTTCCAGAAACACTAAGAATTAGCATGAAAAATTAACAGACATATGACATAAACAGTAGCAGACATATGATTTCTTTTGGAAATGCTGAGAAGACAGTAGTCGCCTGTTTGATGAGGACAGACTGGTTGAATTTGACCACTTTTCCTATGCCACCTCTCTGTACAACCATGGATTGCTTTTCCACATCAGAACTCTGCCATTCATCtccagttagaaaaaaaaaaaaaaagcctgctggaGAGTATAATATTTCATAAGACGTTTGAAAACTTGAGCCCAGTTTCAGTGGCATGTTAAAAtaagttgggttttttgtttgtttatattagaTTTTGATATGcttctgtgctcaagtgatttatttttaagtatgtgatttttttttttttggcaaactTTGAATTAATGAGAAAAAGGATTCATGAGGCTAGTTATAAGCTGTAGCAAATCAGGTGTACTTTGTGCtacaaatttgtttttctgtgtggcTCTGCATGAAGTGGGGTACCTAAGGAGAGAGCATGGGCTTAGTACCCCATAAGCTGTCTGTTCTAGACAGTCCAGGAAACTGGTCAGTAACAAACTTGGTTGCAGGTCCctgaaacaaaaaactgaatgAAGTCTctatcttgttttatgtccttgggaCCTtaggatgtgatttttttttttttttttttttttttttgagacagagtctcactctgtcacccaggctggagaacagtggcacaatctcagctcactgcaacctctgcctcccaggttcaagcaattcttctgcctcagcctcctgagtagctgggactacaggtgtgtgccagcatgccctgctaattttttgtatttttagtaaagacgaggtttcacagtgttggccaggctggtcccgaactcctgaccttgtgatccgcctgcctgggcctcccaaagtgctgagattacaggcgtgagccactgcgcctggctgtgattttttttttaatgaactttattttttagggcagttttaggttcacagcaaaattgagcagaaagtatgGGCAGTCCTGTATACTCTGTCTCCACACATGCAAAAACCCCCCCACTAAGTATGTGATATTTTTAAAGCCcccatttttgtaaaattaaactTAGAGTGACAGGACCTAAGAGGACATGGAACTCTGCCTTGTAGCAGGACACCATTGCACACATTGTTTCTCTGCTTATCAGTGTGATTGGGTGTCATCCTATAGAATGTGTTCTCCCTTTAATATTTTGGTCTTATGAATTCTTCCGTGCAGGAGGTTTCTAAACTGTGTTGCTTCTACTTTgagttataaaatgtaaatttcttcctttttttttttttttttttttcttttgagacagagtttcgctctgtcacccaggctggagtgcagtggcatgatcttggctcactgcaacctctgcctcccgggttccagcgattctcctgcctcagcctcccaagtagctgagactacaggtgcc from Pongo pygmaeus isolate AG05252 chromosome 10, NHGRI_mPonPyg2-v2.0_pri, whole genome shotgun sequence harbors:
- the LOC129009259 gene encoding hydroxycarboxylic acid receptor 3; translation: MNPHHPQDHFLEIDKKNCCVFRDDFTAKVLPPVLGLEFIFGLLGNGLALWIFCFHLKSWKSSRIFLFNLAVADFLLIICLPFVMDNYVRRSDWKFGDIPCRLVLFMFAMNRQGSIIFLTVVAVDRYFRVVHPHHALNKISNRTAAIISCLLWGITIGLTVHLLKKKLLIQNGTANVCISFSICHTFRWHEAMFLLEFFLPLSIILFCSARIIWSLRQRQMDRHAKIKRAITFLMVVAVVFVICFLPSVAVRIRIFWLLHTLGTQNCEVYRSVDLAFFITLSFTYMNSMLDPVVYYFSSPSFPNFFSTLINRCLRRKMTGEPDNNRSTSVELTGDPNTTRGAPEALMANSGEPWSPSYLGPTSP